In Anoplopoma fimbria isolate UVic2021 breed Golden Eagle Sablefish chromosome 15, Afim_UVic_2022, whole genome shotgun sequence, the genomic window CTGAAATTTCCTACGACAGTAAATGCAGCACCAAACAAGCACAGTGCAGTTTACAGGGAAGTGTCTGCACCAAACCGAAACTAACTCCACTAAACATCAATCacacaatggcaacagtgcaaGTTTGTGTCCTGGTTGTTGTCCTCTCCACAGCTTTGGCTGaagactttaaattaaaatacaaaccaTCCATGAAACCTGTCCGATTATTCAccgaggaggagctgcagggaTACGACGGAAGCAtggtaaacattgtttttaaccCATGAAAcaggctgagtgtgtgtgtctcattcaTGCATTGCTACAccatttgtttctcttttctgttgtgttttccttcCCTGATTTAGGAGGGAGATCCTATCTACATGGCAGTAAAAGGAGTAGTGTTTGATGTCACCAAGGGAAAAGGTAAATAAAACCATCCACTCAAACCCTGGAAAttgtaatgatttattatataataaaaacaattgccTGGGCacttaaatgtgctttattcattcaaacaaaactgtgaaattaaagtaaaatgaacACATTGATGCCCCACTAGATCAGACATTTACACTCAAAATGTTCACATGTTTTGAAttgatatcttattttatacattGCAGAGTTTTATGGAAAAGGTGCCCCATACAACTCCCTGGTAGGTAAGGACTCCACGCGGGCTGTGGCTAAGATGTCCCTGGACCCAGCAGACCTGACATCAGATACGGTGGGTTCAGGGTTTTTGTCCTGCCACCAATTCACCAACTGCATTGTTTCCCCAGGGATGACAGTGTGTAAGATGGGGTTGACTCCCATGGGTGGGGAGCACCGACATCTGACACCTGAGTGTCGGCTGAAAAACAGCTTTGTAACCATAAACAACGTGATTGTACTGAAACTTCACAGTTTCGTCTGAATGCACAATACACACTGCAAGTTATTCAATCGTTCTGCTCTTCCAACAGTATTTTAGTGGACTTTTGAAAATAAGAAGCAgtaagcacacaaacaaataaaaacttctACATATTGGAAACACTGGGACTGGACGGGTAAAAGAAAGTCACTTTTATCAATCAAGGCCTTTAACACTTTAGAATTATATACATAATTCCCACTCATCACACCAAGATGCACTTGATTCAAGTGATGAATTGAGGATATTTGATATAGCAGGATTTCCGAAGGACTTTAAAGATCCACTTACTGATATTTGAATAgtactgtttgtgtttaaagaCTGCTTTGTGTGACTGAATTGTCCTGTTGTAAATATGTTGtgttaagaaaatgaaatgtgttcttttgtctCTTGCAAAAGATACTTTGATCTCAATGAGACTTCTTAAATAAAGCTTAACTGTAGCATAAGAGTAATGTGTTGGAAAAAGTGCAGAATGAGTAACCAACTcaattatgaaaaacaaatggcaaAACAATGATTTAATGGTAAAAACTAATGTGTTTCAGCACTTGAATATTTGGAAACAAATTACTAATAACTCTTTGTTTTTACTACTGCAAGTGTTAAAGGACTTTCTTCATTTCCAGATTGGTTAAAGTGCCTCTTCCTTTACTTTTCTTCTATTGCTtccaaaatattaatttgttgaCTTAGTGTAAAGATAATAAGGACTCCACAATGCGTCACAATCTGCATAACATATGACTTGTGCTAATAAAggttcttgtttttcatttgtacaTCCACAGACTGGCCTCACTGAAGACCAGCTGGAGTCTCTGGATAGTGTATTTGAAGGGACGTACAAAACAAAGTATCCCATTGTGGGTTACACAGCGTCACGCATCCTCACCGACGATGGGAGTCCCAACGAAGCCTTCAAACCAGAGGACCAGCCTCATTTTCAAATGAAGGATGAGTTTTAATCTCATTTTACCTTTTCGTAAAATATAGTTGtgaaaaaatattcttattttttttctttttacttgaATAGAATCAGAGCCTTGTATGCCAAGCGCAATATGTGTACAAGAGAAGaacaaaatacatattgtagaaacactttttattcatatttatgtcaACTTAAGGTTTACATGAACCTCTATTAACTGTGTGAGCTTTAACTGCACTGTCCCTAAGGAACCATTTCAATActtattttgcctttttaaaaaagaacaacaaaaaacatatcaaGATTCAAATCAGGCTGTGTGATAAAAATCGTGAAATACAGACTAAAATGTTGCAGGATTTTAAAGATCCCATCCAGACAGGTTTTAAGACATTTCAAAATACTCTCTATTGAACACAGACTGTGTTTTTCAATTCATACCTTTTTTGACAAACTGCACAGTGAAACTCAAATCAAGTAGAAATGAGCAAATGACCTTTTGTAATGTAGAGGGATTGCATTATATGTGGTTACAGTGATTCAGTCTTCTACATTTGTCAGAGCAATAAGAACAGATTAAACATTAAACCCCGTCTATCTATTTGGAAAGAGGGAGTGAGCTGACAGACCAGATGTAATTATCAAACCTAACATCAACAGTCAAATTCCAAAGAATTAAGTTTTATTATGGCCACTATCTTTCATTTTTATAGTTGAGTCGTTTAATccttaaatctgaaaaaaaaaaatctgaaaatagtgaaaaaatacccaggattttttttatccaataatgtcttcaaatgtcttgaaAATAAGACATTTACAGTGACTAAGTGTTtggaaaagcagaaaaactgtCACATTGAGAAGCTGGAGCGAAAACACATTTTGGCTTGTTGCTTGCTAAATGACAAATTGTTATCAGAATTGTTGCCAGTTTGTTCCCTGTAAATTGACTTTTCCATTAATTGCttcaactttatattttttgtcataaaattCATTGTCCAGTAGAATATTTATGTAATGAAAAACCACTGAATCCACATCCGTGTGAATGTTTACATGATCAGAATCTGTCCTTTTGTTTTCTACCTAATGTTTCTTTTGTACAATTATCATTAAAGTCTGTAAATCTGAAACTTTTTAAGAGTTTGTTTCACTTGAGTTTTACCCCCAACTGCTAGTTGAGATGTTATCTTAATGTGATCTCTCTTTATGGCAGCTCATGACTCACTCATGTCGACTCCAAACAGGCAACATAAATAGTACGCCTGGGCCTATATAGCCTTGTATGCTCTGATCA contains:
- the nenf gene encoding neudesin, producing the protein MATVQVCVLVVVLSTALAEDFKLKYKPSMKPVRLFTEEELQGYDGSMEGDPIYMAVKGVVFDVTKGKEFYGKGAPYNSLVGKDSTRAVAKMSLDPADLTSDTTGLTEDQLESLDSVFEGTYKTKYPIVGYTASRILTDDGSPNEAFKPEDQPHFQMKDEF